A DNA window from Andrena cerasifolii isolate SP2316 chromosome 16, iyAndCera1_principal, whole genome shotgun sequence contains the following coding sequences:
- the LOC143377945 gene encoding uncharacterized protein LOC143377945, whose amino-acid sequence MTMEDRTGGIDRAAPATSTTATTALTSSSPSSISDVTSDASYPLQRASKRSFDVAFLVAPDENLARRQNEKLRLVSARKDRLREDISAESVVDSDRLPQNLTIKNYENDAVGSDRRRLLQCTENSLSPPYISPRTLTPTLPGLSPDNDVRRYVSGTRLQKTPSPPTFAAHQSLLTACPESVDPSLACGKVYDTGIPCSTDRHESRSAFTKVNLSSQRNGFNDDGQTSPRSSISPDDRASYQSSVSPPVVPLTASAGYKYAAFPTKMTYPFLVSPEGSQPGLLENLKIPQIAQPPKVPSPKMPSFRPDLPPVYPNLPYNPISVFPPMADALTRPRFLATAAGVAGLLPPSFAALALPAQNVCAKCNLSFRMTSDLVYHMRSHHKNENSGEAARRRREEKLRCPVCDESFRERHHLTRHMTAHQDKESDAIVDQVEVKRRATAVNTK is encoded by the coding sequence ATGACAATGGAAGATCGCACGGGTGGCATCGACCGTGCCGCCCCCGCGACGTCTACGACGGCTACGACGGCGCTAACGTCGTCCAGTCCCTCGTCCATCAGCGACGTCACCTCCGACGCCTCGTATCCCCTTCAACGCGCCAGCAAGCGTTCCTTCGACGTGGCCTTCCTCGTCGCCCCCGACGAGAACCTGGCGCGTCGTCAGAACGAGAAGCTGAGACTGGTGTCCGCGAGGAAGGATCGCCTCCGGGAGGATATCTCGGCCGAGAGCGTCGTAGACTCGGACAGACTGCCGCAGAATCTGACGATAAAGAATTACGAGAACGACGCCGTCGGCTCGGACAGAAGGAGGCTGCTGCAGTGCACGGAGAACTCTCTGAGCCCTCCGTACATTTCTCCGCGGACCCTGACGCCGACTCTTCCAGGTCTCTCCCCGGACAACGACGTCCGAAGATACGTCTCCGGTACCCGTCTCCAGAAGACACCGAGTCCACCCACGTTCGCCGCTCATCAGTCGCTGTTGACCGCGTGCCCCGAGTCAGTTGACCCGAGCCTGGCCTGCGGCAAAGTTTACGACACTGGCATACCTTGCTCGACCGACAGACACGAGTCTCGCAGTGCATTCACGAAGGTGAACCTGTCTAGCCAGAGGAACGGCTTCAACGACGACGGACAGACGTCCCCGAGGTCCTCCATCTCGCCGGACGACCGTGCCAGCTATCAGAGCAGCGTGAGTCCGCCGGTGGTGCCTCTGACCGCCAGCGCTGGCTACAAATACGCGGCGTTCCCCACGAAAATGACGTATCCCTTCCTAGTCAGCCCCGAGGGCAGCCAGCCGGGCCTGCTGGAGAACCTCAAGATACCTCAGATCGCGCAGCCTCCCAAGGTACCCAGCCCAAAGATGCCCAGCTTCCGGCCAGACCTGCCGCCCGTTTACCCCAACCTGCCGTACAATCCGATCTCCGTTTTCCCGCCGATGGCGGACGCGCTCACGCGGCCGAGATTCTTGGCGACGGCCGCGGGGGTGGCCGGCCTTTTGCCCCCGTCGTTCGCCGCGCTAGCTCTGCCCGCCCAGAACGTATGCGCCAAGTGCAATCTCTCGTTCCGGATGACGTCCGACCTGGTCTACCACATGAGGTCGCATCACAAGAACGAGAACTCCGGCGAGGCTGCCAGGAGGCGGAGGGAGGAGAAGCTGAGGTGCCCGGTCTGCGACGAGAGCTTCAGGGAGAGGCATCATCTCACCAGGCACATGACGGCGCACCAGGACAAGGAGAGCGACGCGATCGTCGATCAGGTCGAGGTGAAGAGGCGAGCCACCGCCGTCAACACCAAGTGA